The following are encoded together in the Mycolicibacterium arabiense genome:
- a CDS encoding NmrA family NAD(P)-binding protein — protein MTHDDLYLVTGATGKTGAHVVRLLRAEGLRVRALVHGIDERSAALTELGADVVTGDLRDFDDVSSAMAGVTAAYFCYPIDPDGLIDATAVFAQAATEAGVRAVVNMSQISARREAKSHAAQNHWLGERLLDRAAFMTTHLRPTFFAEWLAWQWSRDDDGGVLRLPFGEGRHAPIAAQDQARVIAAILRNPAPHDRQIFPLYGPVEADHHGIAGEMARVLRQPVRYEPVEIETFADALRAQGYGEFLIQHLTNVAQDYRDGIFAGTNNLVEVITGSPAQTVAQFTASNRDAFRGEGQRASWRRVREHVG, from the coding sequence ATGACCCACGACGACCTCTACCTCGTCACCGGAGCCACCGGCAAGACGGGCGCCCACGTCGTGCGGCTGCTGAGAGCCGAAGGCCTACGCGTACGTGCGCTGGTGCACGGCATCGACGAGCGGTCGGCCGCTCTGACCGAACTCGGTGCCGACGTGGTCACCGGAGATCTGCGTGACTTCGACGACGTGAGTTCGGCGATGGCCGGCGTGACCGCGGCGTACTTCTGCTATCCCATCGACCCCGACGGGCTGATCGACGCGACGGCCGTCTTCGCGCAAGCCGCGACCGAGGCAGGCGTTCGCGCGGTGGTCAACATGTCGCAGATCAGTGCACGGCGGGAGGCGAAGAGCCACGCCGCTCAGAACCACTGGCTGGGGGAGCGGCTACTGGATCGGGCGGCGTTCATGACCACTCACCTGCGCCCCACCTTCTTCGCCGAGTGGCTGGCCTGGCAGTGGTCGCGGGACGACGACGGCGGGGTGCTGCGGCTGCCTTTCGGGGAGGGTCGGCACGCTCCGATCGCGGCGCAGGACCAAGCCCGCGTGATCGCGGCCATCCTGCGGAATCCGGCCCCGCACGACCGTCAGATCTTCCCGCTGTACGGTCCGGTCGAGGCCGACCACCACGGGATCGCCGGCGAGATGGCTCGGGTTCTCAGGCAACCGGTGCGGTACGAGCCGGTCGAGATCGAGACCTTCGCGGACGCGTTGCGGGCGCAGGGTTACGGCGAGTTCCTGATCCAGCACCTGACCAACGTGGCGCAGGACTATCGCGACGGGATCTTCGCCGGCACCAACAACCTCGTCGAAGTGATCACCGGATCTCCGGCGCAGACGGTCGCGCAATTCACCGCCTCGAACCGCGATGCCTTCCGCGGCGAAGGTCAGCGGGCGTCCTGGCGGCGCGTGCGCGAGCACGTCGGGTAG